A portion of the Clostridium gelidum genome contains these proteins:
- the yidC gene encoding membrane protein insertase YidC — translation MFESIIKFMADIFNYFYVFMRDSMGISDVGLGYVLAIFAFTVAIRLLILPLNIKAAISTRGMQKIQPEVKKLQEKYKDDKEKLSTETMKLYKEKNVSMTGGCLPSLLPLPILMALYYVFMRIEGIDGASFLWIKDLFAPDAYHILPILAALSTYIPSYLMTKATPAQPGGMNMGSMNLMMAGMMGFMSWNFKSILVLYWIIGNLIQTVQTYFLNYKPAIKEIDSRKEKEAQVESEKFVMAVEEPKNLASKKKKNK, via the coding sequence TGGGGATATCAGACGTAGGATTAGGTTATGTTTTAGCTATATTTGCATTTACAGTAGCTATAAGATTATTGATATTGCCACTTAATATTAAGGCTGCAATATCAACTAGAGGAATGCAAAAAATTCAACCAGAAGTTAAAAAGCTTCAAGAAAAATATAAAGATGATAAAGAAAAATTAAGTACAGAAACAATGAAGTTATATAAAGAAAAAAATGTTAGTATGACAGGCGGATGTTTACCATCTTTATTGCCACTACCTATATTAATGGCTCTTTATTACGTATTTATGAGAATAGAAGGAATAGATGGAGCATCATTCTTATGGATTAAAGATTTATTTGCTCCAGATGCATACCATATATTACCGATCTTAGCTGCATTATCAACTTATATACCATCATATTTAATGACTAAAGCTACACCAGCACAGCCTGGTGGAATGAATATGGGTAGTATGAATTTAATGATGGCTGGAATGATGGGATTTATGTCATGGAATTTTAAATCAATATTAGTTTTATATTGGATAATTGGTAACTTGATACAAACAGTACAAACTTATTTCTTAAATTATAAACCTGCAATAAAAGAAATTGATTCTAGAAAAGAAAAAGAAGCTCAAGTAGAATCAGAAAAGTTTGTAATGGCAGTTGAAGAACCTAAAAACTTAGCTAGTAAAAAGAAAAAAAATAAATAA